In Eretmochelys imbricata isolate rEreImb1 chromosome 4, rEreImb1.hap1, whole genome shotgun sequence, a single window of DNA contains:
- the LOC144263805 gene encoding class I histocompatibility antigen, F10 alpha chain-like isoform X2, whose product MQRVEPRPAWMAENEGPEFWDYRLFWSRRWEAWFNASLNTLAQLYNRTEGFHIIQTIYGCDLREDNTTWGFYQDSYDGRDFLTFDKETMTWVAADIGAQISKRRWDAEVLDNQRWKRYLEEKCIPWLRSSLEYGKETLQRKVRPTARVRDRSSHDGLTTLSCKVSGFYPRDITVTWLRNGESRQQETYSEGILPSGDRTYQTWVTMEIDPKIKGHYSCHVEHESLLEPLSVSWEPNNNLIPTVAGVITAAVLIGVIIGVVVVWKKKRPGKKGDGYAVAQDISSGPLSATVPVERT is encoded by the exons ATGCAGAGGGTGGAGCCTCGCCCAGCATGGATGGCGGAGAACGAGGGTCCGGAGTTCTGGGACTATCGGCTCTTTTGGTCACGGCGCTGGGAGGCCTGGTTCAACGCGAGTCTGAACACCCTGGCTCAGCTCTACAATCGGACCGAGG GGTTTCACATTATCCAGACGATATACGGCTGTGATCTCCGGGAAGACAACACCACTTGGGGGTTTTACCAGGATTCATATGACGGACGCGACTTTCTTACCTTCGATAAGGAGACCATGACTTGGGTAGCAGCAGATATTGGGGCTCAGATCTCCAAGAGGAGATGGGATGCTGAAGTACTTGACAACCAGCGGTGGAAACGCTACCTGGAGGAGAAATGTATTCCCTGGCTAAGGAGTTCTCTAGAGTACGGGAAGGAGACTCTGCAGAGGAAAG TGCGCCCAACAGCTAGAGTGAGGGACAGGTCATCTCATGACGGCCTCACCACCCTCTCCTGTAAGGTCAGTGGGTTCTACCCCCGGGACATCACCGTGACCTGGCTGAGAAATggggagagcagacagcaggaGACCTACTCTGAAGGCATCCTACCCAGTGGGGACAGGACCTACCAGACCTGGGTGACAATGGAGATTGATCCCAAGATCAAAGGCCATTATTCATGTCACGTGGAGCATGAAAGCCTTTTAGAGCCACTCTCCGTCTCCTGGG AACCAAATAACAATCTGATTCCCACTGTGGCTGGAGTTATCACTGCAGCTGTCCTGATTGGTGTTATAATCGGAGTAGTAGTCGTCTGGAAAAAGAAACGCCCAG ggaagaagggagatgGCTATGCTGTAGCTCAGG acatatcatctggtccactctccgcaacggtacctgtggagagaacatga
- the LOC144263805 gene encoding class I histocompatibility antigen, F10 alpha chain-like isoform X1, with protein sequence MQRVEPRPAWMAENEGPEFWDYRLFWSRRWEAWFNASLNTLAQLYNRTEGFHIIQTIYGCDLREDNTTWGFYQDSYDGRDFLTFDKETMTWVAADIGAQISKRRWDAEVLDNQRWKRYLEEKCIPWLRSSLEYGKETLQRKVRPTARVRDRSSHDGLTTLSCKVSGFYPRDITVTWLRNGESRQQETYSEGILPSGDRTYQTWVTMEIDPKIKGHYSCHVEHESLLEPLSVSWEPNNNLIPTVAGVITAAVLIGVIIGVVVVWKKKRPGKKGDGYAVAQDS encoded by the exons ATGCAGAGGGTGGAGCCTCGCCCAGCATGGATGGCGGAGAACGAGGGTCCGGAGTTCTGGGACTATCGGCTCTTTTGGTCACGGCGCTGGGAGGCCTGGTTCAACGCGAGTCTGAACACCCTGGCTCAGCTCTACAATCGGACCGAGG GGTTTCACATTATCCAGACGATATACGGCTGTGATCTCCGGGAAGACAACACCACTTGGGGGTTTTACCAGGATTCATATGACGGACGCGACTTTCTTACCTTCGATAAGGAGACCATGACTTGGGTAGCAGCAGATATTGGGGCTCAGATCTCCAAGAGGAGATGGGATGCTGAAGTACTTGACAACCAGCGGTGGAAACGCTACCTGGAGGAGAAATGTATTCCCTGGCTAAGGAGTTCTCTAGAGTACGGGAAGGAGACTCTGCAGAGGAAAG TGCGCCCAACAGCTAGAGTGAGGGACAGGTCATCTCATGACGGCCTCACCACCCTCTCCTGTAAGGTCAGTGGGTTCTACCCCCGGGACATCACCGTGACCTGGCTGAGAAATggggagagcagacagcaggaGACCTACTCTGAAGGCATCCTACCCAGTGGGGACAGGACCTACCAGACCTGGGTGACAATGGAGATTGATCCCAAGATCAAAGGCCATTATTCATGTCACGTGGAGCATGAAAGCCTTTTAGAGCCACTCTCCGTCTCCTGGG AACCAAATAACAATCTGATTCCCACTGTGGCTGGAGTTATCACTGCAGCTGTCCTGATTGGTGTTATAATCGGAGTAGTAGTCGTCTGGAAAAAGAAACGCCCAG ggaagaagggagatgGCTATGCTGTAGCTCAGG